The following proteins are encoded in a genomic region of Catellatospora sp. TT07R-123:
- a CDS encoding NAD(P)-dependent oxidoreductase, with protein sequence MKIVVTGSSGFIGRHLVADLEGRGENVFAADLPHTDVRSAEGIADMISRIQPDLVYHLAAQANGALADSAAAEMWKTNVMGTVHVIEAVLAHRPSCRILLASTAAVYGEAADRIAETAYPTPRTSYAASKVAAEAAAFESCRRGADVVVARLFNIFGPGQRDDFFMPSLVRRVKRAVLTGDSHVAVANLRAVRDFVDVKDAVGGLQDLMARGESGAVYNVCSGEGVTIEAAARRLVEVAGCQVEILPSIQQGDETVLVGDPRATFDRTGWKTSTSLVESLAALLGENGLEGVRTR encoded by the coding sequence ATGAAGATCGTCGTGACAGGTTCCAGCGGGTTCATCGGCCGGCACCTCGTTGCCGATCTTGAGGGTCGTGGTGAGAACGTCTTTGCAGCCGACCTGCCCCACACCGATGTTCGGTCGGCAGAGGGCATCGCCGACATGATCAGCCGTATCCAGCCCGACCTTGTGTACCATCTGGCGGCGCAGGCAAATGGTGCGCTCGCCGACTCCGCAGCTGCGGAGATGTGGAAAACCAACGTCATGGGTACGGTCCACGTGATCGAGGCGGTGCTCGCCCACCGTCCGTCGTGCCGAATCCTGCTGGCCAGCACTGCGGCTGTCTACGGCGAGGCGGCGGACCGGATAGCGGAGACGGCGTATCCAACACCTAGGACCTCGTACGCGGCCAGCAAGGTCGCAGCCGAGGCGGCGGCCTTCGAAAGCTGTCGTCGAGGTGCCGATGTCGTGGTTGCCCGGTTGTTCAACATCTTCGGTCCAGGTCAGCGAGACGACTTCTTCATGCCGTCGCTGGTGCGACGAGTCAAGCGGGCCGTTCTGACGGGAGACTCGCACGTTGCGGTGGCAAATTTGCGGGCGGTGCGGGATTTCGTCGATGTGAAAGACGCCGTCGGCGGCCTGCAGGACCTGATGGCTCGGGGCGAGTCCGGGGCAGTCTACAACGTATGTAGTGGTGAGGGCGTGACAATCGAGGCGGCCGCCAGGCGTCTGGTCGAGGTTGCCGGCTGTCAGGTGGAGATCCTCCCGTCCATCCAGCAGGGCGACGAGACAGTCCTAGTGGGAGACCCGCGGGCGACATTCGACCGGACTGGATGGAAGACCTCTACTAGCCTTGTCGAATCGCTCGCCGCGCTGCTTGGCGAGAACGGGTTAGAGGGGGTGAGAACAAGATGA
- a CDS encoding gamma-aminobutyraldehyde dehydrogenase encodes MTEQLANFINGKYVAPVDGGYADLIDPCTGEILASAPVSGKQDIENAMAAAAAAFETWRDTTPSERQKALLKIADAVEARADELVALESRNTGKPLALTASEELPPAIDQIRFFAGAARLLEGRSAGEYMANMTSYVRREPIGVCAQVTPWNYPLLMAVWKFAPAIAAGNTVVLKPSDTTPMSTLLLAEIAAEFLPPGVLNVVCGDRDTGRALVSHPTPAMVSITGSTRAGSEVAAAAAPAIKRTHLELGGKAPVMVFDDADIAAAAEGIAIAGFFNAGQDCTAATRVLVTEGAYDAFVAALTEQAANLKTGAPDDEDVLFGPLNNANQLARVTGFIERLPAHARITAGGHRVGERGYFFEPTVVADLVQGDEIVTDEVFGPVITVQKVADEAEALRYANDCRYGLASSVWTSDHGRAMRVSKRLDFGCVWINTHIPLVAEMPHGGFKQSGYGKDLSAYGLEDYTRIKHVMHNIGE; translated from the coding sequence ATGACAGAACAGCTGGCCAATTTCATCAACGGTAAGTACGTAGCGCCGGTGGACGGCGGCTACGCGGACCTGATCGACCCGTGCACCGGTGAGATTCTCGCAAGCGCCCCGGTCTCCGGGAAGCAGGACATAGAGAACGCCATGGCCGCGGCGGCCGCCGCCTTCGAAACCTGGCGCGACACCACGCCCAGCGAGCGGCAGAAGGCGCTGCTGAAGATCGCCGACGCGGTCGAGGCGCGCGCCGACGAGCTGGTGGCGCTCGAAAGCCGCAACACCGGCAAGCCCCTGGCGCTGACCGCCAGCGAGGAGCTGCCGCCCGCGATCGACCAGATCCGCTTCTTCGCCGGGGCCGCCCGCCTGCTGGAGGGCCGCTCCGCCGGCGAGTACATGGCGAACATGACCAGCTACGTGCGCCGCGAGCCGATCGGCGTCTGCGCGCAGGTCACGCCGTGGAACTACCCGCTGCTGATGGCCGTGTGGAAGTTCGCCCCGGCCATCGCCGCAGGCAACACCGTCGTGCTCAAGCCGTCGGACACCACGCCGATGTCGACGCTGCTGCTGGCCGAGATCGCGGCGGAGTTCCTGCCGCCGGGCGTGCTCAACGTCGTCTGCGGCGACCGCGACACCGGCCGCGCCCTGGTCTCGCACCCGACCCCGGCGATGGTCTCGATCACCGGTTCCACCCGGGCCGGGTCCGAGGTGGCGGCCGCGGCCGCGCCCGCGATCAAGCGCACCCACCTGGAACTGGGCGGCAAGGCGCCGGTCATGGTCTTCGACGACGCCGACATCGCCGCCGCGGCCGAGGGCATCGCGATCGCAGGCTTCTTCAACGCGGGCCAGGACTGCACCGCGGCCACCCGCGTCCTGGTCACCGAGGGGGCGTACGACGCCTTCGTGGCCGCCCTGACCGAGCAGGCCGCCAACCTGAAGACCGGCGCGCCCGACGACGAGGACGTGCTGTTCGGGCCGCTCAACAACGCCAACCAGCTCGCCCGGGTCACCGGCTTCATCGAGCGGCTGCCCGCACACGCCCGCATCACCGCGGGCGGCCACCGCGTGGGCGAGCGCGGCTACTTCTTCGAGCCCACCGTCGTGGCCGACCTGGTCCAGGGCGACGAGATCGTCACCGACGAGGTGTTCGGGCCGGTCATCACGGTGCAGAAGGTCGCCGACGAGGCCGAGGCGCTCAGGTACGCCAACGACTGCCGCTACGGCCTGGCCTCCAGCGTGTGGACCTCCGACCACGGCCGGGCGATGCGGGTCAGCAAGCGGCTGGACTTCGGCTGCGTCTGGATCAACACCCACATCCCGCTGGTCGCCGAGATGCCGCACGGCGGTTTCAAGCAGTCCGGGTACGGCAAGGACCTGTCCGCGTACGGCCTGGAGGACTACACGCGGATCAAGCACGTCATGCACAACATCGGAGAATGA
- a CDS encoding fructose-bisphosphatase class II, with protein sequence MLKTDFLTEAIRSVDSRVSHVDVVERVGAVPESALLESPVPVLIAAIAAAARGAAVESMAPDDGHAEDERKRRIDGAATEAAERVFVGSRLKVEVAAGEGLRDQSPGARAGQLIQGAHASEKWAGVFDYVDGTTLAARRLPGALSLGSLGRGYRSVPDLQAYSVQVDAAVASGLNVMSPPEEHIIPLLEALAGQRGISVGDLTIFTHSVSSNQSHATLIDILRQNVAQVVVPELVTVEPPALLSQIGLSGPRVDSMIGAMGLSELAFAATLLDLALPDSRFLFRVASIDGPRAAPETPTLEPMFSFSEHELEELRNLGWQPDLQYTSRDIVPAGSAKASAIFAVTCNKDFGLPAPVIEPMGDAVVHGYVLVSGCRVARVTVTYSS encoded by the coding sequence GTGCTCAAGACCGACTTTCTTACTGAGGCGATCCGATCCGTCGATTCGCGTGTCTCCCATGTCGACGTCGTCGAGAGGGTTGGCGCTGTGCCGGAGTCGGCTCTCCTCGAATCGCCGGTGCCTGTCCTCATCGCGGCGATCGCAGCCGCGGCCAGAGGCGCGGCTGTCGAGTCAATGGCACCCGACGACGGGCACGCCGAAGACGAGCGCAAACGCAGGATCGACGGGGCAGCCACGGAGGCGGCCGAGCGGGTGTTTGTCGGTTCGCGGCTGAAAGTCGAGGTCGCTGCGGGTGAAGGGCTTCGGGATCAAAGCCCGGGTGCACGTGCCGGGCAGCTGATCCAGGGTGCCCACGCCAGCGAGAAATGGGCCGGAGTATTCGATTACGTTGACGGGACGACCTTGGCGGCCCGAAGGCTGCCAGGGGCGCTGTCATTGGGAAGCCTCGGCAGAGGCTATCGGTCGGTTCCCGACCTGCAGGCATACTCGGTGCAGGTCGATGCGGCTGTGGCATCGGGGTTGAACGTGATGTCGCCGCCCGAGGAGCACATCATCCCCCTGCTGGAAGCGCTAGCTGGGCAGAGGGGCATATCCGTAGGAGATCTAACGATCTTCACGCACTCCGTGTCAAGCAACCAGAGCCACGCGACGCTGATCGACATACTTCGTCAGAATGTGGCCCAAGTGGTTGTTCCAGAGCTGGTCACGGTGGAACCGCCAGCGCTGCTCTCCCAGATCGGGCTGAGCGGACCCCGGGTCGATTCCATGATCGGGGCGATGGGCCTCTCGGAGCTCGCCTTTGCGGCAACCCTTCTCGACCTGGCGCTTCCGGATAGCCGATTTCTGTTCCGTGTCGCCTCTATCGACGGGCCAAGAGCTGCCCCGGAAACACCCACTCTGGAACCGATGTTCAGTTTCTCGGAGCACGAACTGGAAGAGCTGCGTAACCTTGGCTGGCAACCTGATCTGCAGTACACGAGCCGGGACATCGTGCCTGCAGGCAGCGCTAAGGCGTCCGCGATCTTCGCGGTGACGTGCAACAAGGACTTCGGCTTGCCAGCACCGGTCATCGAGCCGATGGGTGACGCGGTCGTACACGGATATGTGCTTGTTTCCGGCTGCCGGGTGGCTCGGGTGACCGTAACCTATAGCAGTTGA
- the gabT gene encoding 4-aminobutyrate--2-oxoglutarate transaminase: MSASSDIHARRTAAVAKGVGSTITSYVERASGGTLRDVDGREWIDFAAGIAVTNVGNSAPAVVEAVRRQVELFTHTCFMVAPYESYVSVCEQLNELTPGTHEKRSALFNSGAEAVENAVKIARYATGRQAVVVFDHGYHGRTNLTMALTAKNMPYKHGFGPFAPEVYRAPMSYPLRDGLTGEQAAARAVDEITTQVGAANVAAIVIEPIQGEGGFVVPAPGFLPALASWARANGALYVADEIQTGFCRTGDWFASDHEGVVPDLVTVAKGIAGGLPLAGVTGRAEIMDAVHVGGLGGTYGGNPIACAAALASIQTMRELDLNAAARRIGGVLTDRLTKLAAAHPQIAEVRGRGAMVAIELVKPGTLDPDPVLTGAVNKACHAAGLLTLTCGTWGNVFRFLPPLVISDAELDRGLSILEEAFATTAP, from the coding sequence TTGAGCGCCTCTTCGGACATCCACGCCCGCCGGACCGCCGCCGTCGCCAAGGGGGTCGGCTCGACCATCACGTCCTACGTCGAGCGGGCCTCCGGTGGCACGCTGCGCGACGTCGACGGGCGGGAGTGGATCGACTTCGCGGCCGGGATCGCCGTCACCAACGTGGGCAACAGCGCCCCAGCGGTGGTCGAGGCGGTCCGGCGGCAGGTCGAGCTGTTCACGCACACCTGCTTCATGGTGGCGCCGTACGAGTCGTACGTGTCGGTGTGCGAGCAGCTCAACGAGCTGACCCCGGGTACGCACGAGAAGCGGTCGGCGCTGTTCAACTCCGGTGCCGAGGCCGTCGAGAACGCCGTCAAGATCGCCCGGTACGCCACCGGGCGGCAGGCGGTCGTCGTGTTCGACCACGGCTACCACGGGCGCACCAACCTGACCATGGCGCTGACGGCGAAGAACATGCCGTACAAGCACGGGTTCGGGCCGTTCGCCCCGGAGGTCTACCGGGCACCGATGTCGTACCCGCTGCGCGACGGCCTGACCGGTGAGCAGGCCGCCGCCCGCGCCGTCGACGAGATCACCACGCAGGTGGGCGCGGCCAACGTCGCCGCGATCGTGATCGAGCCGATCCAGGGCGAGGGCGGCTTCGTGGTGCCCGCGCCGGGGTTCCTGCCCGCGCTGGCGAGCTGGGCCAGGGCCAACGGGGCGCTGTACGTCGCCGACGAGATCCAGACCGGGTTCTGCCGTACCGGGGACTGGTTCGCCAGTGACCACGAAGGCGTGGTGCCCGACCTGGTCACGGTGGCCAAGGGCATCGCGGGCGGGCTGCCGCTGGCCGGGGTCACCGGCCGCGCGGAGATCATGGACGCGGTGCACGTGGGCGGGCTGGGCGGCACGTACGGCGGCAACCCCATCGCCTGCGCCGCCGCGCTCGCCTCCATCCAGACCATGCGCGAGCTCGACCTGAACGCCGCCGCGCGGCGCATCGGCGGGGTGCTCACCGACCGGCTGACGAAGCTGGCCGCCGCCCACCCCCAGATCGCCGAGGTACGCGGCCGCGGCGCCATGGTCGCCATCGAGCTGGTCAAGCCCGGCACCCTGGACCCCGACCCGGTCCTCACCGGCGCGGTGAACAAGGCCTGCCACGCCGCCGGGCTGCTCACCCTGACCTGCGGCACCTGGGGCAACGTGTTCCGGTTCCTGCCCCCGCTGGTGATCTCCGACGCCGAACTCGACCGCGGCCTGTCCATCCTGGAGGAGGCCTTCGCCACCACCGCGCCCTGA
- a CDS encoding aldehyde dehydrogenase family protein: MADQTPFWIAGAPESSDDLVVVRNPYDGRVVGQTSNATPAQVEAAVAAAARVAPEAARLSAAARAAALDHVSRRLAERGDEVAALISGENGKPLMWARAELNRAVSTFRWAAEEARRFAGELMRLDTDPAAAGRMAVVRRFPKGPVLGISPFNFPLNLVAHKVAPAIAVGAPIIVKPAPATPLSALLLGELLAETDLPAGMFSVVPVPNDRAAALVADPRLPVVSFTGSGPVGASIQQAVPHKHVTLELGGNAAAVVCGDYVDLDWAAQRIALFSNYQAGQSCIAVQRVIVHRDRVEEFVPKLVAAVESLKTGDPAAADTQVGPLITEAAAQRVENWVSEAVAAGARVLTGGVRDGAQYAPTVLTDVPADAKVACDEVFGPVLVVSAVDSDDDAFAAVNDSAFGLQAGVFTTSLQTAFTAHATLQVGGVIVGDVPSFRADQMPYGGVKGSGTGREGLRSAMDDYTDPRVLVLTNLPL, translated from the coding sequence ATGGCCGATCAGACCCCGTTCTGGATCGCGGGCGCCCCCGAGTCCAGTGATGATCTTGTTGTCGTACGCAATCCCTATGACGGGCGGGTGGTCGGGCAGACCTCCAACGCCACCCCGGCGCAGGTCGAGGCCGCTGTCGCGGCCGCCGCGCGGGTGGCCCCCGAGGCGGCGCGCCTGTCGGCCGCGGCCCGCGCCGCCGCGCTCGACCACGTCAGCCGCCGCCTGGCCGAACGCGGCGACGAGGTGGCGGCGCTGATCAGCGGCGAGAACGGCAAGCCGCTGATGTGGGCCAGGGCCGAGCTGAACCGCGCCGTCTCCACGTTCCGGTGGGCCGCCGAGGAGGCGCGGCGGTTCGCGGGCGAGCTGATGCGGCTCGACACCGACCCGGCGGCGGCTGGGCGGATGGCCGTGGTGCGGCGCTTCCCGAAGGGGCCGGTGCTGGGCATCAGCCCGTTCAACTTCCCGCTGAACCTGGTCGCGCACAAGGTCGCCCCGGCGATCGCGGTCGGCGCGCCGATCATCGTCAAGCCCGCCCCGGCCACACCCCTGTCGGCGCTGCTGCTCGGCGAGCTGCTGGCCGAGACCGATCTGCCCGCGGGCATGTTCTCGGTGGTGCCGGTGCCCAACGACCGCGCCGCCGCCCTGGTCGCGGACCCGCGCCTGCCGGTCGTGTCGTTCACCGGCTCGGGTCCGGTCGGCGCGAGCATCCAGCAGGCCGTGCCGCACAAGCACGTGACCCTGGAGCTGGGCGGCAACGCCGCCGCGGTGGTCTGCGGCGACTACGTCGACCTGGACTGGGCCGCGCAGCGGATCGCCCTGTTCAGCAACTACCAGGCCGGGCAGAGCTGCATCGCGGTGCAGCGGGTGATCGTCCACCGCGACCGGGTCGAGGAGTTCGTGCCGAAGCTGGTCGCGGCCGTGGAGTCGCTCAAGACCGGCGATCCGGCGGCGGCCGATACGCAGGTGGGCCCGTTGATCACCGAGGCCGCCGCGCAGCGGGTGGAGAACTGGGTGAGCGAAGCGGTCGCCGCCGGCGCCCGCGTCCTCACCGGGGGCGTACGCGACGGCGCGCAGTACGCCCCGACCGTCCTGACCGATGTCCCGGCCGATGCCAAGGTCGCCTGCGACGAGGTGTTCGGGCCGGTGCTGGTGGTGTCGGCGGTCGACTCCGACGACGACGCGTTCGCGGCGGTCAACGACTCGGCCTTCGGCCTCCAGGCGGGCGTGTTCACCACCAGCCTGCAGACGGCGTTCACGGCGCACGCGACATTGCAGGTCGGGGGAGTGATTGTGGGTGACGTGCCGTCGTTCCGGGCCGACCAGATGCCGTACGGTGGCGTCAAGGGCTCCGGCACCGGTCGCGAGGGCCTGCGTAGCGCCATGGACGACTACACCGACCCCCGGGTCCTCGTCCTCACCAACCTGCCCTTATAG
- the pgm gene encoding phosphoglucomutase (alpha-D-glucose-1,6-bisphosphate-dependent), with protein sequence MPAKAHPRAGQPVGPGDSVDVARLVTAYYTEHPDPARREQRVAFGTSGHRGSSTTLSFNEDHIAATSQAICDYRAASGIDGPLFMGRDTHALSVPALATALEVFAANGVLVALDARDGYTPTPAVSRAIVVYNDGRTSGLADGVVVTPSHNPPGDGGFKYNPPHGGPADTETTKVIEDQANRFLGTGLRGVSRVTLAEARRAETTTEYDFLDAYVRNLPAVIDMQAIRNAGVTIGADPLGGASIDYWSAIATYHDLDLVVVNRQVDPTWGFMTLDWDGKIRMDCSSPHAMASLIARQKEYDISLGNDPDADRHGVVTADAGLMNPNHYLAVAVDYLFRHRPQWPGNAAVGKTVVTSSMIDRVAARLGRQLLEVPVGFKWFVAGLQTGAIGFGGEESAGASFLCRDGKAWSTDKDGIILGLLAAEIKAVTGMSPSEYYEQLVADLGETWYARLDAPASPEIQQGLSRLRPEDVSAKKLGGDPITAKLSHAPGNGAAIGGLKVIAETGWFAARPSGTEPVYKIYAESFVGPEHLTRIQQDAQSIVADTLNA encoded by the coding sequence GTGCCAGCCAAGGCCCACCCCCGCGCGGGACAGCCCGTCGGTCCCGGCGACTCGGTTGACGTCGCACGTCTAGTCACGGCCTACTACACGGAGCATCCAGACCCTGCACGGCGAGAACAGCGGGTCGCCTTCGGGACCTCTGGCCATCGCGGTTCGAGCACGACCTTGTCCTTTAACGAAGATCACATCGCCGCTACAAGCCAGGCGATCTGTGACTACCGGGCGGCCTCCGGCATCGACGGACCCTTGTTCATGGGGAGGGATACGCACGCCCTGTCGGTGCCCGCGCTTGCGACAGCGCTAGAGGTGTTTGCAGCGAACGGCGTGCTTGTCGCCCTCGACGCGCGGGATGGGTACACCCCCACCCCTGCGGTGTCTCGCGCCATCGTCGTCTACAACGATGGCCGAACGTCAGGCCTCGCCGACGGCGTCGTTGTCACCCCCTCCCACAATCCGCCGGGCGATGGAGGATTCAAGTACAACCCCCCTCACGGCGGACCGGCCGATACTGAGACGACTAAAGTCATCGAGGATCAGGCCAACAGGTTCCTCGGTACCGGGCTGCGCGGGGTGTCCCGCGTAACGCTGGCCGAGGCTCGCCGCGCCGAGACCACTACGGAGTACGACTTCCTTGATGCCTACGTGCGGAACCTGCCTGCTGTGATCGACATGCAGGCGATCCGCAACGCTGGCGTGACTATCGGAGCGGACCCGCTGGGAGGCGCGAGCATCGACTACTGGTCCGCGATCGCCACCTACCACGACCTTGACCTGGTCGTCGTCAATCGGCAGGTCGACCCCACCTGGGGATTCATGACCCTCGACTGGGACGGCAAGATCCGCATGGACTGCTCCTCTCCCCATGCCATGGCTTCGCTGATCGCCCGCCAGAAGGAATACGACATCTCGCTCGGAAACGATCCTGACGCCGACAGGCACGGGGTCGTGACGGCTGATGCGGGCCTGATGAACCCCAACCACTACCTGGCGGTGGCGGTGGACTACCTGTTTCGCCACCGGCCGCAGTGGCCGGGCAACGCCGCTGTGGGAAAGACCGTCGTCACATCGTCAATGATCGACAGAGTGGCCGCCCGGCTCGGCCGTCAACTGCTCGAGGTCCCCGTCGGCTTCAAGTGGTTCGTTGCTGGCTTGCAGACAGGAGCGATCGGATTCGGCGGCGAAGAGAGCGCTGGCGCCTCGTTCCTCTGCCGAGATGGAAAAGCCTGGTCGACCGACAAGGACGGCATCATCCTGGGCCTATTGGCGGCCGAGATCAAGGCCGTGACCGGAATGTCGCCGAGTGAGTACTACGAGCAGCTCGTCGCCGATCTCGGCGAGACCTGGTATGCGCGCCTGGACGCACCCGCCAGCCCCGAGATACAGCAGGGCTTGTCCCGTCTTCGCCCAGAGGACGTCTCCGCCAAGAAACTGGGCGGGGACCCCATCACCGCGAAGCTCAGCCATGCCCCAGGCAATGGGGCTGCGATCGGCGGCCTGAAGGTAATCGCTGAAACCGGTTGGTTCGCCGCTCGGCCGTCGGGCACCGAACCCGTCTACAAGATCTATGCTGAATCATTCGTGGGACCCGAACATCTCACACGCATTCAGCAGGACGCCCAGTCCATCGTCGCAGATACGCTGAACGCCTGA
- a CDS encoding DegT/DnrJ/EryC1/StrS aminotransferase family protein has protein sequence MSEAGKIRIPLSDADVGETETGFVLKAMKDGSISGTGAFIKQFEDGVSLRVGRRHAVATSNATLAIELALRVLGVSRGAEVIVPALTFAAPAMSVLAVDATPVIVDVEPGSWTLSPTAVSEAITASTKAIIAVDVMGHPADYDRLSAFGVPIIEDAAEAHGAMYKTRPVGSLGDISVFSFHANKTITTGEGGCVTTDRSDLADRMRSMVHHGFVPDRPYWHETLGRNFRMTNLTAAVGLGQLQRWDALVAARGRVAGWYDSLLADSGCNSRPIADWATYSCWLYAVTTTHRDRLVADLREAGVDARAVWPALTHQPIFARYADRACPVAERVARDALWLPTYSHMTYEHVAYVADLTRRTIRAYEI, from the coding sequence ATGAGTGAGGCGGGCAAGATCCGGATTCCGTTGTCGGATGCGGATGTGGGGGAGACCGAGACCGGCTTCGTCCTGAAGGCGATGAAGGATGGTTCCATATCCGGCACGGGAGCCTTCATAAAGCAGTTCGAGGATGGGGTCAGCCTCCGGGTGGGGCGGCGGCATGCCGTAGCCACGTCCAACGCCACGTTGGCGATTGAATTGGCGCTGCGTGTGCTCGGTGTCAGCCGAGGTGCCGAGGTGATCGTTCCTGCGCTCACCTTCGCCGCGCCGGCAATGTCAGTTCTTGCGGTCGACGCCACCCCCGTGATCGTTGACGTCGAGCCCGGCTCATGGACGCTGTCGCCGACGGCCGTTTCGGAGGCGATTACCGCGAGTACCAAAGCGATCATCGCAGTCGACGTCATGGGTCACCCTGCGGACTACGACAGGCTTTCCGCATTTGGCGTGCCGATCATCGAAGATGCTGCCGAAGCGCACGGTGCCATGTACAAGACCCGGCCGGTCGGCTCGCTCGGCGATATCTCCGTGTTCAGTTTCCATGCCAACAAGACGATCACCACAGGGGAGGGGGGATGCGTCACCACAGACCGCTCGGACCTTGCCGATCGAATGCGTTCGATGGTTCACCACGGCTTCGTGCCTGATCGTCCCTACTGGCATGAAACTCTGGGACGTAATTTCAGGATGACCAATCTGACGGCCGCGGTTGGCCTCGGGCAGCTGCAGCGATGGGACGCGCTCGTCGCGGCCCGGGGCCGCGTCGCCGGGTGGTACGACTCTCTGCTGGCCGACTCGGGTTGCAACAGTCGCCCCATCGCAGATTGGGCTACCTATTCCTGCTGGCTCTATGCAGTCACCACCACCCACCGAGACCGCCTCGTGGCAGATCTTCGTGAGGCGGGAGTGGACGCCCGAGCGGTATGGCCTGCCCTGACCCATCAGCCGATCTTTGCGCGTTACGCCGACCGAGCCTGTCCGGTTGCAGAGCGTGTCGCGCGAGATGCATTATGGCTTCCGACGTACAGTCACATGACGTACGAGCATGTTGCTTATGTAGCCGACCTAACACGTAGAACGATCCGGGCGTACGAGATCTAG
- a CDS encoding TROVE domain-containing protein — protein MAKFNTATAFQQRPAGTTAQGAPGFAREPKQELFLLAVANMVGEQTFYEKAGDRDARFLTLVAEVAVADPEWFARFVPWLRLGANLRTASVVAALEGAKAQVAAGIPGSRKVVDAALQRADEPGEALAYWLSRHGRALPKPVKRGVADAAVRLYHERSLLKYDSDSAAVRFGDVLDLTHPTARDAVQGALFQHALDRRHQRDNPLPESLRVLRSRAALTALPVADRAGVLDPARLAAAGMTWEALAGWRQGPLDAAAWEAVIPSMGYLALLRNLRNFDAAGVGDEVAAAVAAKLSDADEVDRSRVLPMRFLSAYNAAPSLRWSYPLEKALQFALGNVPRLDGRTLVLIDTSGSMNSVFSRDGSLRCWDAATLFGLALAARAHAATVVSFSDQTKVFDLRAGESVLAAVRRFKDGGWFFGSGTETERAVRAHYAGHDRVVILTDEQASWHGSHDVAAAVPANVPVYTWNLAGYRLGHTAPVGRRHTFGGLTDAAFSMIALIESGEASTWPF, from the coding sequence ATGGCGAAGTTCAACACCGCCACCGCTTTCCAGCAGCGCCCGGCCGGGACCACGGCCCAGGGAGCGCCCGGGTTCGCCCGCGAGCCGAAGCAGGAGCTGTTCCTGCTCGCCGTGGCGAACATGGTCGGTGAGCAGACGTTCTACGAGAAGGCCGGCGACCGCGACGCCCGCTTCCTGACGCTGGTGGCCGAGGTGGCCGTCGCGGACCCGGAGTGGTTCGCGCGGTTCGTGCCGTGGCTGCGGCTGGGCGCCAACCTGCGCACCGCCTCGGTCGTGGCGGCGCTGGAGGGCGCTAAGGCCCAGGTCGCGGCCGGTATCCCGGGTTCGCGCAAGGTGGTCGACGCGGCGTTGCAGCGCGCCGACGAGCCGGGCGAGGCGCTGGCGTACTGGCTGTCGCGCCACGGCCGCGCGCTGCCCAAGCCGGTCAAGCGCGGCGTCGCCGATGCGGCGGTGCGGCTCTACCACGAGCGCAGCCTGCTCAAGTACGACTCCGACAGCGCCGCGGTGCGCTTCGGCGACGTGCTCGACCTGACCCACCCGACCGCGCGCGACGCGGTCCAGGGTGCGCTGTTCCAGCACGCGCTGGACCGCCGCCACCAGCGGGACAACCCGCTGCCCGAGTCGCTGCGCGTGCTGCGCTCCCGGGCCGCGCTGACGGCGCTGCCGGTGGCCGACCGGGCGGGCGTGCTCGACCCGGCCCGCCTGGCCGCGGCCGGGATGACCTGGGAGGCGCTGGCCGGCTGGCGGCAGGGTCCGCTGGACGCGGCGGCGTGGGAGGCGGTGATCCCGTCCATGGGCTACCTGGCGCTGCTGCGCAACCTGCGCAACTTCGACGCGGCGGGGGTCGGCGACGAGGTCGCGGCGGCCGTGGCGGCGAAGCTGTCCGACGCGGACGAGGTCGACCGCTCGCGGGTGCTGCCGATGCGGTTCCTGTCGGCGTACAACGCGGCGCCGAGCCTGCGCTGGTCGTATCCGCTGGAGAAGGCGCTGCAGTTCGCGCTGGGCAACGTGCCCCGGCTGGACGGCCGCACCCTGGTGCTGATCGACACGTCAGGCTCGATGAACAGCGTGTTCAGCCGGGACGGGTCGCTGCGCTGCTGGGACGCGGCGACGCTGTTCGGCCTGGCCCTGGCGGCGCGGGCGCACGCGGCGACGGTGGTGTCGTTCTCGGACCAGACGAAGGTCTTCGACCTGCGCGCGGGCGAGTCGGTGCTGGCGGCGGTGCGGCGGTTCAAGGACGGCGGCTGGTTCTTCGGCTCGGGTACGGAGACCGAGCGCGCGGTGCGCGCCCACTACGCCGGGCACGACCGGGTGGTGATCCTGACCGACGAGCAGGCGAGCTGGCACGGCAGCCACGACGTGGCGGCCGCGGTCCCCGCGAACGTCCCCGTCTACACCTGGAACCTGGCCGGCTACCGCCTCGGCCACACCGCCCCTGTCGGCCGTCGCCACACCTTCGGCGGCCTGACCGACGCGGCGTTCTCGATGATCGCCCTCATCGAGTCCGGCGAGGCGTCGACCTGGCCGTTCTGA